In one Culex quinquefasciatus strain JHB chromosome 2, VPISU_Cqui_1.0_pri_paternal, whole genome shotgun sequence genomic region, the following are encoded:
- the LOC6049721 gene encoding uncharacterized protein LOC6049721, with translation MKPSPKKSLSSKAKQRTKSSSSNSAAGTTSSNSTGTNHHNHSGGLSHHHQLRIAATAGGSESCSSGNDAGKEKGAYKSYAGFSSRSVRTIWEQHDKQETEVAAEVYNKLAEDTTYKLWELANNIKTYSRHASGKVTYDLVNEVLKDCDVPPIVGANNEPWDKIEYDGVYFFNSDEVLDLREEYIKDVTMEQSNIPVLTTSWMAESAIAEDLIELYNQVCDAVYIGDEECFEEAIEILTSNPHVPSLMKLLLTKAIEMLGFEYTESTLVRTLKFLEALVKNYHVSHSDLTLELSLLCQIFINLLLGSPSLAKFIADQQLDVVQPQSQRSQHPLSMPPNGTESSLGSGPPSQHNNLDQPSFHSAMVPMNILENNLAGPSEDSNNSNSNATEELLRSIENIKEGPDGIDINNIKDEYEALFSMVQGLNKQEVAEGGVTDPTNDNFIKTEFNSEFETGQNFIVQQAPGAAMLNESELNFEIKQENVKTLKQEPEIEEAVSLQMSDGASDEQEVNNPNSTTLESENITTLICADALVDEVARVVGLCAGKWGFVEQECTFLLVERLQRYFEQGERKPAAIDYGWLSRILRGLWSVGEFAFRELSPYFEKIATEMVPEFVNPYFNAAGIFLRGKSDIFFYEYLNEICGDGLTPFIFQYEHYIESRYRRHDALRRKANEAKHRYKIPPKVVLTVHAKPHPSLKPPPTVHDLFPERTTDRTLPSVQHPAHPVAKFSFRFAGCRPLPLKVLGKSRPTGRNFGGTPQDGHPSPVKCRQNETLVRNFRAKIVVARRKMLAPDTNLSGRQRVYCYGSTVL, from the exons ATGAAGCCGAGCCCGAAAAAGTCGCTCTCCTCAAAGGCCAAGCAGCGCACGAAATCTTCCAGCAGCAACTCGGCGGCCGGGACCACTTCTTCAAATTCCACCGGAACGAACCATCACAATCACAGTGGCGGTCTCTCGCACCACCACCAGCTGCGGATTGCGGCCACCGCTGGGGGGAGCGAGTCCTGCTCGTCGGGGAACGATGCCGGGAAGGAGAAGGGGGCGTACAAGTCTTACGCCGGGTTTAGCTCGCGCTCGGTGCGGACCATTTGGGAGCAGCACGACAAGCAGGAGACGGAGGTCGCCGCGGAGGTTTATAATAAGTTGGCGGAGGACACGACTTATAAGCTGTGGGAGTTGGCGAAT AACATCAAGACTTACAGTCGGCACGCCAGCGGAAAGGTCACGTACGATCTGGTGAACGAGGTGCTGAAGGACTGCGACGTTCCGCCGATCGTGGGCGCGAACAATGAGCCGTGGGACAAGATCGAGTACGACGGAGTTTACTTCTTCAACTCGGACGAGGTGCTGGATCTGCGCGAGGAGTACATCAAGGATGTAACGATGGAGCAGTCCAACATCCCGGTGCTGACGACGAGCTGGATGGCGGAGTCGGCGATCGCGGAGGATTTAATCGAGCTGTACAACCAGGTTTGCGACGCGGTTTACATCGGAGACGAGGAGTGCTTCGAGGAGGCGATCGAAATCTTGACCAGCAATCCGCACGTTCCGTCGTTGATGAAGTTGCTACTAACAAAGGCTATCGAAATGCTCGGGTTCGAGTACACGGAATCGACGCTGGTGCGGACGCTCAAGTTCTTGGAGGCCCTCGTCAAGAATTATCACGTTTCGCACTCGGATCTTACGCTGGAACTCAGCTTACTCTGCCAGATCTTCATCAACCTGCTGCTCGGATCTCCGAGTCTCGCCAAATTCATCGCCGACCAACAACTCGACGTCGTTCAACCGCAGTCCCAGCGCTCGCAACACCCGCTCTCGATGCCCCCAAACGGCACCGAGTCCTCGCTCGGATCCGGTCCACCCTCCCAGCACAACAACCTTGACCAGCCCAGCTTTCACTCCGCCATGGTCCCGATGAACATCCTGGAGAACAACCTGGCCGGCCCCTCCGAAGACTCCAACAACTCCAACTCGAACGCCACCGAAGAACTGCTCCGCAGCATCGAAAACATCAAGGAAGGCCCCGACGGCATCGACATCAACAACATCAAGGACGAGTACGAAGCCCTCTTCTCGATGGTTCAAGGCCTCAACAAGCAGGAGGTCGCCGAAGGCGGCGTCACCGACCCCACCAACGACAACTTCATCAAGACCGAGTTCAACAGCGAGTTCGAAACAGGACAGAACTTCATTGTCCAGCAAGCACCCGGAGCAGCGATGCTGAACGAAAGCGAGCTCAACTTTGAAATCAAGCAGGAGAACGTCAAAACGCTCAAGCAAGAACCGGAAATCGAAGAAGCGGTCAGTCTGCAGATGTCGGACGGGGCGAGCGACGAGCAGGAGGTGAACAACCCCAACTCCACAACCCTGGAAAGTGAAAACATCACAACGTTGATTTGCGCGGATGCGCTGGTGGACGAGGTGGCGCGGGTCGTCGGGCTTTGCGCTGGGAAGTGGGGCTTTGTCGAGCAGGAGTGCACGTTTCTGCTGGTGGAGCGGCTGCAGCGGTACTTTGAGCAGGGGGAGAGGAAGCCGGCGGCCATTGATTATGGGTGGCTTTCGCGGATTCTGCGCGGGCTGTGGAGCGTGGGGGAGTTTGCGTTTCGGGAGCTGAGTCCGTATTTCGAGAAGATTGCGACGGAGATGGTGCCGGAGTTTGTGAATCCGTATTTTAAT GCTGCCGGAATCTTCCTACGAGGCAAAAGTGACATCTTCTTCTACGAATATCTGAACGAGATCTGCGGGGATGGCCTCACTCCGTTCATCTTCCAGTACGAGC ACTACATCGAATCCCGCTACCGCCGCCACGACGCCCTGCGCCGCAAAGCCAACGAGGCCAAACATCGCTACAAAATCCCCCCCAAAGTGGTCCTTACGGTCCACGCCAAACCACACCCATCCCTCAAACCCCCGCCAACCGTGCACGACCTGTTCCCCGAGCGCACCACGGACCGCACACTTCCCTCCGTGCAGCACCCGGCCCATCCGGTTGCGAAATTCAGCTTCCGCTTTGCCGGATGTAGGCCACTTCCGCTTAAAGTCCTTGGAAAGAGCAGGCCCACCGGGAGAAATTTCGGAGGAACGCCCCAGGATGGACATCCGTCGCCGGTCAAGTGCCGCCAGAATGAAACGCTGGTGAGGAACTTTCGCGCCAAGATTGTGGTGGCGCGGAGGAAGATGCTCGCGCCGGATACGAATCTGAGCGGACGGCAGCGGGTTTATTGCTATGGGTCAACGGTGTTGTAA
- the LOC6049725 gene encoding SWI/SNF-related matrix-associated actin-dependent regulator of chromatin subfamily A-like protein 1: MACTAAEIAEKKRIAIERLNARKNALATTSSSTAKPPQQQVPKPTKPIFPLPEKQRQAMALASSSFYGSSSVGGKAPSSFANGSARSAAHPYSKPSFGKAQTAKPAAPPVAPVFIRTVTCSCSMVTEMRFTVVPSGFNEKLIEVFKSIRSKQYDPGTKNWTFDVKDYSMVQERVTALNPHVSIGPIPPFVLRIFNGQRSKPSRACLSAIEPTLAASLLEFQKEGVCFAIEKGGRAMIADEMGLGKTYQAIAVADFYKEDWPLLICTTASTRDVWAAKIRQLLPSVPVHNIVTLQSGQDYIGEARVLITSYSMMEKSAEKLLARNFGFVIMDESHTLKNFKAKCTVVATDLAKQAKRVILLSGTPALSRPLELFSQVSMLDRKFFAFREYSARYCAGKQTQFGWDATGQSNLPELNLLLAAKFMIRRTKQDVMSQLAEKSRETVLLDPSLLWTNQEMEEDLQTYAADYSISKGKQREEIMFKYYNATAEAKAPAVCAYLQKVLKEGQKFLIFAHHIKMLDAVSRELDKLKVDHIRIDGTTRSDVRSELVNKFQTKDACRAAVLSLKACNAGITLTAAQLVIFAELDWNPSTLAQAESRAHRIGQEGAVLVRYLLAKGTADDIIWTMLQKKQTVLNKAGLCNEDFSDSTHVDAPCSAGNIEPYLEKGSKAGGPLDGLVTKKTDERKGEEEFRNMLDDGEDDDLAGLEF, translated from the exons ATGGCCTGCACCGCGGCGGAAATCGCCGAAAAGAAACGAATCGCCATCGAACGGTTAAACGCGCGCAAAAATGCCCTGGCCACCACATCCAGCAGCACGGCCAAACCACCTCAACAACAGGTTCCAAAGCCCACCAAACCCATCTTCCCGCTGCCCGAGAAGCAGAGGCAGGCGATGGCCCTGGCGAGCAGCTCGTTCTACGGGTCAAGTTCCGTCGGAGGTAAAGCACCATCCTCCTTCGCCAATGGTAGTGCCCGCTCGGCCGCCCATCCGTACAGTAAGCCGAGCTTTGGGAAGGCGCAGACAGCGAAACCTGCCGCGCCCCCGGTGGCACCGGTCTTCATACGGACGGTCACATGTTCGTGTTCGATGGTCACGGAAATGCGATTTACTGTGGTGCCGTCCGGGTTTAACGAGAAGCTGATCGAGGTGTTTAAGAGCATTAGGTCGAAGCAGTACG ATCCCGGCACGAAAAACTGGACCTTTGACGTGAAAGACTACAGCATGGTACAGGAACGCGTCACGGCCCTCAATCCGCACGTCTCCATTGGGCCCATCCCACCCTTTGTGCTGCGAATCTTCAACGGCCAACGATCGAAACCTAGCCGCGCTTGTTTGAGCGCGATTGAACCCACGTTGGCCGCCAGCTTGCTGGAGTTTCAAAAGGAGGGCGTTTGTTTCGCCATTGAAAAGGGTGGCCGGGCTATGATCGCGGATGAGATGGGACTGGGGAAGACGTATCAGGCGATTGCGGTGGCGGATTTTTACAAGGAAGATTGGCCACTGCTGATTTGTACAACCGCCTCGACGAGAGACGTTTGGGCGGCGAAGATCAGGCAGTTGCTGCCATCCGTTCCGGTGCACAACATTGTCACGCTGCAGAGTGGGCAGGACTACATTGGGGAAGCGCGGGTGCTGATCACCAGCTACTCGATGATGGAAAAGAGCGCTGAAAAGCTGCTGGCTCGGAATTTTGGCTTCGTCATCATGGACGAATCGCACACGCTTAAAAACTTCAAAGCAAAGTGCACGGTTGTGGCGACGGATCTTGCCAAGCAGGCGAAACGGGTAATTTTGCTGTCCGGAACGCCGGCCCTTTCCCGTCCGCTGGAGCTCTTTTCGCAAGTATCGATGCTGGATCGAAAGTTTTTCGCGTTCCGCGAGTACAGCGCCCGCTACTGCGCCGGCAAGCAAACCCAGTTTGGTTGGGACGCCACGGGGCAGTCGAATCTGCCGGAGCTGAACCTGCTGCTGGCGGCCAAGTTCATGATTCGCCGGACCAAGCAGGACGTGATGAGTCAGCTGGCGGAGAAGAGCCGCGAAACGGTGCTGCTGGATCCGTCGCTGCTGTGGACCAACCAGGAAATGGAGGAGGACCTGCAGACGTACGCGGCGGACTACTCGATCAGTAAGGGCAAGCAGCGCGAGGAGATTATGTTCAAGTATTACAACGCGACGGCCGAGGCGAAGGCGCCGGCGGTTTG TGCGTACCTGCAGAAGGTGCTAAAGGAGGGCCAAAAGTTCCTCATCTTTGCGCACCACATCAAGATGCTGGACGCGGTCTCGCGGGAGCTGGACAAACTCAAGGTGGACCACATTCGGATTGACGGGACGACGCGGTCGGACGTGAGATCG GAATTggtcaacaaatttcaaaccaaagaCGCTTGCCGAGCGGCGGTCCTCTCGCTGAAGGCGTGCAACGCCGGAATAACCCTGACGGCCGCCCAGCTGGTCATTTTCGCCGAACTCGACTGGAATCCGAGC ACCCTCGCCCAGGCGGAGAGTCGCGCCCACCGGATCGGCCAGGAGGGCGCGGTGCTGGTGCGCTACCTGCTGGCCAAGGGCACCGCCGACGACATCATCTGGACGATGCTGCAGAAGAAGCAAACGGTGCTGAACAAGGCGGGCCTGTGCAACGAGGACTTTTCCGACTCGACGCACGTGGACGCGCCCTGCTCGGCGGGGAACATTGAGCCGTATCTGGAGAAGGGAAGCAAGGCGGGCGGACCGCTGGATGGGTTGGTAACGAAAAAGACTGATGAGCGGAAGGGGGAGGAAGAGTTTCGGAACATGCTGGATGACGGCGAGGACGACGATTTGGCGGGGTTGGAGTTCTAg
- the LOC6049726 gene encoding U3 small nucleolar RNA-associated protein 6 homolog, with protein sequence MSEFIEKRRELSIKEYEFMKLLKLFTEDEIREIKSKRFAHENKVERRAKELADFIGYIAYECNLLQLLGERRKKLRVHDGRHSLESSIHHRIKMLYKRGMDRFPSEYRLWVHYLGHCERYSMLPEGSRTLDKMLNYHGDKPKAWIRAAEWEYGRVKNMERARHFMFRGLQRHPDCMELYLSFLGLLVKEAVKIVKESEEGVEELLEREDSAFRKTLESVNLIYEHYKKREPSLEFYVKLLDALKHKSEVKSFAVVVLKDLKEQFATKEAMWSALAQLALDGSYLLDDGKDISFTERLKNCVGIYDEAVETLSTKQMWTLYVDAVLKLNEDMSSHQKLRRKTLGSVFKKAFESGSLEEDKYVQYLKLMINVDQPQESLVTAVLTKAIESYPNSTKLWVLHLTFLAKQEAPANEIEDIFKKALANCTEDLLSLWTVRFQYYHTRTDLPKALEQTFKDAIVQPPTIASHFQPLYLEFLVVTRNIDAARKKYLEIQKNCAPCLELHRKMSQLESIQAQPNVGHWRKCHENASHFFGTDNIDVWIDFLAFERDHGSPRNMQPVFERAKTRLDADLVAGFVTEYELLKNPLI encoded by the coding sequence atgAGTGAATTCATCGAAAAGCGGCGCGAGCTGTCCATCAAGGAGTACGAGTTCATGAAGCTGCTGAAGCTGTTCACGGAGGACGAAATCCGGGAGATCAAGTCGAAGCGCTTCGCGCACGAAAACAAGGTCGAGCGGCGGGCGAAGGAGCTGGCGGATTTCATCGGGTACATCGCGTACGAGTGCAACCTGCTGCAGCTGCTGGGGGAGCGCCGGAAGAAGCTGCGGGTGCACGATGGGCGGCACAGCTTGGAGAGTAGCATTCATCACAGGATAAAGATGCTGTATAAGCGGGGGATGGACCGGTTTCCGTCGGAGTATCGGCTGTGGGTGCACTATTTGGGCCATTGCGAGCGGTATTCGATGCTGCCGGAGGGTTCGCGAACGCTGGACAAGATGCTGAACTATCACGGGGATAAGCCGAAGGCGTGGATTCGGGCGGCGGAGTGGGAGTATGGACGGGTGAAGAACATGGAACGGGCGCGGCACTTTATGTTCCGGGGGTTGCAGCGGCATCCGGATTGTATGGAGCTGTATTTGAGCTTTTTGGGGTTGTTGGTGAAGGAGGCGGTTAAGATTGTGAAGGAGTCGGAGGAGGGCGTTGAGGAGTTGCTGGAGAGGGAGGATTCTGCGTTTAGGAAGACGTTGGAGAGCGTGAATTTGATTTACGAGCATTACAAGAAGCGGGAACCGAGTTTGGAGTTTTACGTGAAGCTGCTGGACGCGTTGAAGCACAAGTCGGAGGTCAAGTCGTTTGCCGTGGTGGTTTTGAAGGACTTGAAGGAGCAGTTTGCGACGAAGGAAGCGATGTGGAGTGCGTTGGCTCAACTGGCGCTGGACGGATCATACCTGTTGGATGATGGGAAGGACATTTCCTTCACGGAACGCCTCAAGAATTGCGTCGGAATCTACGACGAAGCCGTAGAAACTCTTTCGACAAAGCAAATGTGGACTTTGTACGTGGACGCCGTCTTGAAACTCAACGAGGACATGTCTTCCCATCAGAAGTTGCGGCGAAAAACGCTTGGAAGCGTGTTTAAAAAGGCTTTTGAGAGTGGCTCACTTGAGGAAGACAAGTACGTTCAGTACCTGAAGCTGATGATCAACGTCGACCAACCGCAAGAATCGTTGGTGACCGCCGTGCTGACCAAAGCCATTGAATCGTATCCAAATAGCACGAAATTGTGGGTTCTCCACTTGACCTTCCTCGCCAAGCAGGAAGCTCCGGCCAACGAAATCGAAGACATCTTCAAAAAGGCCCTCGCCAACTGCACCGAAGACCTGCTCTCGCTGTGGACCGTTCGCTTCCAGTACTACCACACCCGGACCGACCTCCCAAAGGCACTCGAGCAAACCTTCAAAGATGCCATCGTCCAACCGCCCACAATTGCGTCCCACTTCCAACCGCTCTACCTGGAATTCCTCGTCGTGACGCGCAACATCGACGCCGCCCGCAAAAAGTACCTCGAAATCCAAAAGAACTGCGCCCCCTGCCTGGAACTGCACCGCAAAATGTCCCAACTGGAATCCATCCAGGCCCAACCCAACGTCGGCCACTGGCGCAAATGCCACGAAAACGCGTCCCACTTCTTCGGCACCGACAACATCGACGTCTGGATCGACTTCCTGGCCTTCGAGCGGGATCACGGCTCGCCCCGCAACATGCAACCCGTTTTCGAACGCGCCAAGACTCGGCTGGACGCGGACCTGGTCGCCGGCTTCGTCACCGAGTACGAACTGTTGAAAAATCCGTTGATTTAA